In the genome of Kwoniella shivajii chromosome 5, complete sequence, one region contains:
- a CDS encoding 40S ribosomal protein S1, with the protein MAVGKNKRLSKGKKGIKKKVVDPFTRKEWYDIKAPSFFENRNAGKTLVNRTQGLKNANDSLKGRVVELSLADLNNDQEQGFRKIKLKVEDVSGKNCLTSFYGMDFTTDKVRSVVRKWQSLIEANVDVKTTDGYLLRLFAIGFTKRQFNQVKKTTYAQTSQIREIRAKMVEIMKREAEGSDLKELVQKFVPESIGREIEKAAKGIYPLHNVYVRKAKIVKAPKIDASKLLDQHGEATDANTGAKVVKSGEFVEPEVLESV; encoded by the exons ATGGCTGTAGGAAAAAATAAGAGGTtatcaaagggaaagaagggaatcaagaagaaggtcgTAGACCCCTTCACCCGAAAAG AATGGTACGACATCAAGGCCCCCTCATTCTTTGAGAACCGAAATGCCGGAAAGACCCTTGTCAACCGAACTCAAGGTCTTA AAAACGCCAACGACTCCCTCAAAGGACGAGTTGTCGAACTCTCCCTCGCTGATCTTAACAATGACCAAGAACAAGGTTTCCgaaagatcaagttgaaggtTGAGGATGTTTCC GGAAAGAACTGTCTTACTTCATTCTACGGTATGGACTTCACCACTGACAAGGTCCGATCCGTCGTACGAAAATGGCAATCTCTTATCGAAGCCAACGTTGATGTCAAAACCACCGATGGTTACCTTTTGAGACTTTTCGCTATTGGTTTCACCAAGAGACAATTCAACCAAGTGAAAAAGACCACCTACGCTCAAACTTCTCAAATCAGAGAAATCAGAGCAAAGATGGTTGAGATCATGaagagagaagctgaaggttCAGATCTTAAAGAATTGGTTCAAAAATTCGTTCCTGAATCTATCGGTCGAGAGATTGAAAAAGCtgccaag GGCATCTACCCGCTCCACAACGTCTACGTAAGAAAGGCTAAGATCGTCAAAGCACCTAAAATTGACGCTTCTAAACTTCTCGATCAACATGGTGAGGCAACCGACGCCAACACCGGTGCCAAAGTAGTCAAATCTGGAGAGTTTGTCGAACCCGAAGTTCTCGAGTCCGTATAA